In Streptococcus parapneumoniae, the genomic stretch TAGAAAATAGCTTCTGGCAGTCTATTGGTACAGGCGAAGGAGTGGTGAATACCTTCCGAGGAACTGGTGAGGTCTACGTACAAAGTCTCAATCTTCAGAGCTTTGCAGGATCGCTCAATAAGTATATCCAAAAAGGTTCATAAAAATAAAACTAGGACAGAAGCCCAAGCTAGAAGCTGGATGTCTCTGTCCCAGTTTTTTTATATGAAGGTTGACAACTGACAAGACAAAGAAAAGATGGTAAGATAGGATATAAATAATTTGGTTTTCAAATTATCTGATAGACTAGAAAGTGAGTTGTCATGTCCTATTTTGAAAATTTTTTAAAAGCCAATCAAGCCTATGTAGAACTGCATGGAGATCTTCATTTATCAATCAAACCAAAGACCAAGGTTGCAATCGTAACTTGTATGGACTCGCGTTTACACGTTGCGCCAGCTCTTGGGTTGGCTCTGGGAGATGCTCATATTTTGCGGAATGCGGGTGGTCGAGTGACGGAGGATATGATTCGCTCGCTTGTGATTTCCCAGCAACAAATGGGGACAAGGGAAATTGTGGTGCTCCATCATACAGACTGTGGTGCACAGACATTTGAAAATGGTCCTTTTCAGGAGTATTTGAAAAAAGAACTAGGAGTGGATGTTTCTGACAAGGACTTTTTGCCTTTTCAAGACATTGATGAAAGTGTTCGTGAGGATATGAGATTGCTACAGGAAACTCCTCTAATCCCAGATGATGTTGTTATTTCAGGTGCAGTTTACGATGTGGATACAGGAAGGATGACAGTCGTAGAATTATAAATATTTCATTTAGAAAGAAAGTGTATGAAGAAAAACAGTATTTTATTTATTTTTATCTTATTGCTATGTATTGGTTTACAGTATGAAACCATCTACTATACGGATGGTTCGATGTCAGCTGCGGAATATGGACTCATGGGAGTTTCTATCTTTCTAGCTCTCTTTTACATGATTCCGGCTCTTTATTTCCTTTTCTGTATTGGGAAAAAATGGGAATTGCCAAAGAATGCCTTGATTTTGTCTTTATTGGGTGGGATGTTCCTTTCGGGTTGGTTGTCTAGCTTTGCGAATACCTATATCCATGATTTGCTGGGTGCTCTTTTCCCAGATAGTGCATTTTTAAATGCCTTTGAAAGTGCTATTGTGGCTCCTTTGGTAGAAGAACCCTTGAAATTGTTGCCACTTGTCTTTGTTTTAGCTTTGATTCCTGTCCGAAAATTAAAATCTTTGTTTTTACTAGGGATTGCTTCTGGTTTGGGATTCCAAATGATTGAGGATATTGGCTATATTCGTACAGATTTACCAGAGGGCTTTGACTTTACTATTTCGAGAATTTTAGAGCGTATCATCT encodes the following:
- a CDS encoding carbonic anhydrase, whose amino-acid sequence is MSYFENFLKANQAYVELHGDLHLSIKPKTKVAIVTCMDSRLHVAPALGLALGDAHILRNAGGRVTEDMIRSLVISQQQMGTREIVVLHHTDCGAQTFENGPFQEYLKKELGVDVSDKDFLPFQDIDESVREDMRLLQETPLIPDDVVISGAVYDVDTGRMTVVEL
- a CDS encoding PrsW family intramembrane metalloprotease; translation: MKKNSILFIFILLLCIGLQYETIYYTDGSMSAAEYGLMGVSIFLALFYMIPALYFLFCIGKKWELPKNALILSLLGGMFLSGWLSSFANTYIHDLLGALFPDSAFLNAFESAIVAPLVEEPLKLLPLVFVLALIPVRKLKSLFLLGIASGLGFQMIEDIGYIRTDLPEGFDFTISRILERIISGIASHWTFSGLAVVGVYLLYRAYKGQKVGKKQGLIFLGLALGTHFLFNSPFVELETELPLAIPVITAITLYGFYQAYRFVEKHNEIMN